One segment of Balaenoptera ricei isolate mBalRic1 chromosome 8, mBalRic1.hap2, whole genome shotgun sequence DNA contains the following:
- the MFRP gene encoding membrane frizzled-related protein codes for MKDCSDIILCVEATELSKTEFCNPAFEPESGPPCPLPSLQEDASCSTRAPWHGRRPRGLQPDCHFSWLCVLLLASLLLLLLGLLVAIILAQLQATPASGASHHPLPSQGLTTIGSSPTPIPTTSQATGTPKGQPEAGMSPAPQSACGGLLPGPRGFFSSPDYPDPYPPNAHCVWHIQVATDHAIQLKIEALSVESVASCLFDRLEISPEPEGPLLRVCGRVPPPTLNTNASHLRVAFVSDSSVEGSGFHAWYQAVAPGHGSCAHDEFPCDQLVCLLPDSVCDGFASCADGSDEANCSAKFSGCGGDLTGLQGTFSAPSYPQQYPHQQLCTWHISVPAGHGIELLFHNFSLEAQDECKFDYVEVYETRNSGALSLLGRFCGAEPPPRLISSHHQLAVLFRTDHGISIGGFSATYRALNATENPCGPGEFSCRDGGCTNLQWMCGMWRDCAESSDDNCSSPLLPPPELACEPVRVEMCIGLSYNTTAFPNIWVGMATQEEVVEVLRGYKSLTSLPCYQNFRRLLCGLLVPHCTPLGSVLPPCRSVCQEAERQCQSGLALLGTPWPFNCNRLPEAAGLEACAQP; via the exons ATGAAGGACTGCTCAGACATCATCCTCTGCGTGGAGGCGACAGAGCTGAGCAAG ACTGAATTCTGCAATCCTGCTTTTGAGCCTGAATCAGGGCCACCTTGCCCCCTACCCAGCCTCCAGGAGGACGCCAGCTGCAGCACCCGAGCTCCCTGGCATG GTCGGCGTCCCCGAGGGCTGCAGCCTGACTGCCACTTCTCCTGGCTGTGTGTCCTCCTGCTGGCcagcctgctgctgctgctgcttgggCTGCTGGTGGCCATCATCCTGGCCC AATTGCAGGCTACACCTGCGTCCGGGGCCTCCCATCATCCACTGCCTTCCCAAGGCCTCACCACCATTGGCTCCagccccactcccatccccaccaCCTCTCAGGCAACTGGGACCCCTAAAGGGCAACCGGAGGCAGGCATGAGCCCCGCACCCCAGTCGG CCTGTGGGGGCCTCCTTCCTGGCCCAAGGGGCTTCTTCAGCAGCCCCGACTACCCAGACCCTTACCCACCCAACGCCCACTGCGTGTGGCATATCCAAGTGGCCACAGACCATGCAATACAGCTCAAGATCGAAGCTCTCAGCGTGGAGAGTGTGGCCTCCTGTCTTTTTGATCGCTTGGAAATCTCCCCCGAGCCTGAAGGCCCCCTCCTCAG AGTGTGTGGGAGGGTGCCTCCCCCCACACTCAACACCAATGCCAGCCACCTCCGCGTGGCCTTCGTCTCTGACAGCAGCGTGGAAGGATCTGGCTTCCATGCCTGGTACCAGGCCGTGGCCCCCGGTCATG GGAGCTGTGCCCACGATGAGTTCCCCTGCGACCAGCTCGTCTGCCTGCTACCTGACTCGGTGTGCGACGGCTTTGCCAGTTGCGCCGATGGCAGTGACGAGGCCAACTGCAGCGCCAAGTTCTCGG GGTGTGGGGGGGACCTGACTGGGCTCCAGGGCACTTTCTCTGCTCCCAGCTACCCGCAGCAGTACCCTCACCAACAG CTTTGCACCTGGCACATCTCGGTGCCCGCTGGGCATGGCATTGAACTGCTGTTCCACAACTTCAGCCTGGAAGCTCAGGACGAGTGCAAGTTTGACTACGTGGAAGTGTATGAGACCCGCAACTCAGGGGCCCTCAGCCTCCTGGGCAG GTTCTGTGGAGCAGAGCCGCCCCCGCGCCTCATCTCCTCACACCACCAGCTGGCTGTGCTCTTTAGGACAGACCATGGCATCAGCATCGGGGGCTTCTCGGCCACCTACCGGGCCCTCAATGCCACAGAGA ACCCCTGTGGGCCCGGAGAGTTCTCCTGCCGGGATGGAGGGTGTACGAATCTGCAGTGGATGTGTGGCATGTGGAGAGACTGCGCAGAGAGCAGCGATGACAACTGCAGCAGCCCCTTGCTCCCACCCCCCG aGCTGGCCTGTGAGCCTGTCCGGGTGGAGATGTGCATCGGTCTGAGCTACAACACCACGGCCTTCCCTAACATCTGGGTGGGCATGGCCAcccaggaggaggtggtggaggtcCTCAGAGGTTACAAG AGCCTGACAAGCCTGCCCTGCTACCAGAATTTCCGGAGGCTCCTTTGCGGGCTACTTGTGCCCCACTGCACCCCGCTAGGCAGTGTCCTTCCCCCTTGCCGCTCTGTCTGCCAGGAGGCAGAGCGCCAGTGCCAGTCTGGCCTGGCACTACTGGGCACCCCCTGGCCCTTTAACTGCAACAGGCTGCCTGAGGCAGCTGGCCTGGAGGCTTGTGCCCAGCCCTGA
- the C1QTNF5 gene encoding complement C1q tumor necrosis factor-related protein 5, with protein MRPLLALLLLGLAAGSPPLDDNKIPSLCPGHPGLPGTPGHHGSQGLPGRDGRDGRDGAPGAPGEKGEGGRPGLPGPRGEPGPRGEAGPVGAAGPAGECSVPPRSAFSAKRSESRAPPPSDAPLPFDRVLVNEQGHYDAVTGKFTCQVPGVYYFAVHATVYRASLQFDLVKNGESIASFFQFFGGWPKPASLSGGAMVRLEPKDQVWVQVGVGDYIGIYASIKTDSTFSGFLVYSDWHNSPVFA; from the exons ATGAGGCCGCTCCTCGCTCTGCTGCTCCTGGGCTTGGCGGCCGGCTCGCCCCCGCTGGACGACAACAAGATCCCCAGCCTGTGCCCGGGGCACCCCGGCCTTCCCGGGACGCCGGGCCACCATGGCAGCCAGGGCCTGCCCGGCCGCGACGGCCGCGACGGCCGCGACGGCGCGCCCGGGGCTCCGGGAGAGAAAGGCGAGGGCGGGAGGCCGG gcCTCCCGGGGCCGCGTGGGGAGCCCGGGCCGCGAGGAGAAGCAGGCCCCGTGGGGGCGGCCGGGCCAGCAGGCGAGTGCTCGGTGCCTCCGCGCTCCGCCTTCAGCGCCAAGCGCTCAGAGAGCCGGGCGCCCCCGCCGTCGGACGCGCCCCTACCCTTCGACCGCGTGCTGGTGAATGAGCAGGGACATTACGACGCCGTCACCGGCAAGTTCACCTGCCAGGTGCCCGGGGTCTACTACTTCGCCGTCCACGCCACCGTCTACCGGGCTAGCCTGCAGTTCGATCTGGTCAAGAATGGAGAGTCCATCGCCTCTTTCTTCCAGTTCTTCGGGGGGTGGCCCAAGCCAGCCTCGCTCTCCGGGGGCGCCATGGTGAGGCTGGAGCCCAAAGACCAGGTGTGGGTACAGGTGGGCGTGGGTGATTATATTGGCATCTACGCCAGCATCAAGACAGACAGCACCTTCTCTGGATTTCTAGTGTATTCTGACTGGCACAACTCCCCTGTCTTCGCTTGA
- the RNF26 gene encoding E3 ubiquitin-protein ligase RNF26, whose protein sequence is MEAVYLVVNGVGLLLDVLTLVLDLNFLLVSSLLASLAWLLAFIYNLPHTVLTSLLHLGRGVLLSLLAFIEAVVPFTFGGFQALCTVLYSCCSGLESLKLLGHLASHGALRSREILHRGVLNMVSNGHALLRQVCDICAITMSLVAYVINSLVNICLIGTQNLFSLVLALWDAVMGPLWRMTDVVAAFLAHISSSAVAMSILLWTPCQLVLELLASAARLLASFVLVNLTGLVLLACVLAVTVTLLHPDLTLRLATRALSQLHARPSYHRLREDVVRLSRLALGLEAWRRVWSRSLQLASWPNRGGAPGAPQGGPRRVPSARTWRQDALPEAGPRSEAEEEEVRMARVTAARGRERLNVEEPVAGQDPWKLLKEQEERKKCVICQDQSKTVLLLPCRHLCLCQACTEILMRHPVHHRNCPLCRRGILQTLNVYL, encoded by the coding sequence ATGGAGGCTGTGTACCTGGTCGTGAATGGGGTGGGCCTGTTGCTGGATGTGCTGACCTTGGTGTTGGACCTCAACTTCCTGCTGGTGTCCTCCCTCCTGGCTTCCCTGGCCTGGCTCCTGGCCTTCATCTACAACCTGCCACATACGGTACTGACTAGTCTTCTGCACTTGGGCCGTGGAGTCTTGCTGTCACTGCTGGCCTTCATTGAAGCCGTGGTTCCCTTCACCTTTGGGGGCTTTCAGGCCTTGTGTACCGTACTATACAGCTGCTGTTCTGGCTTGGAGAGCTTAAAGCTTCTGGGGCACCTGGCCTCCCACGGGGCGCTTAGGAGCCGGGAGATCCTGCACCGGGGTGTCCTCAATATGGTCTCCAATGGCCATGCTTTGCTGCGCCAGGTCTGTGACATCTGTGCCATCACCATGAGCCTGGTGGCCTATGTGATCAATAGCCTGGTCAACATCTGCCTCATTGGCACCCAGAACCTCTTCTCTCTGGTGCTGGCCCTGTGGGATGCAGTGATGGGACCGCTGTGGAGGATGACGGATGTAGTGGCTGCTTTCCTAGCCCACATTTCCAGCAGTGCTGTGGCCATGTCCATCCTCCTCTGGACCCCCTGCCAACTGGTACTGGAGCTCTTGGCCTCCGCTGCCCGCCTCCTGGCCAGCTTTGTGCTTGTCAATCTCACTGGCCTGGTGCTGCTGGCTTGCGTGCTGGCAGTGACAGTGACTCTGTTGCACCCGGACCTCACCCTGAGGCTGGCCACCCGGGCGCTCAGTCAGCTCCATGCCCGGCCATCCTACCACCGGCTCAGAGAGGATGTTGTGCGGCTCTCTCGCCTAGCACTGGGCTTGGAGGCCTGGCGCCGAGTCTGGAGCCGTAGCCTGCAGCTGGCGAGCTGGCCTAACCGGGGAGGGGCCCCCGGGGCCCCCCAGGGTGGCCCTAGGAGGGTGCCCTCAGCCAGGACCTGGCGACAGGACGCTCTTCCTGAAGCTGGGCCCAGATCAGAGGCAGAAGAAGAGGAGGTCAGGATGGCCAGAGTGACAGCTGCCCGGGGCCGGGAGAGGCTCAATGTGGAGGAGCCTGTAGCTGGGCAAGACCCATGGAAATTGCTGAAGGAGCAAGAGGAGCGGAAGAAGTGCGTCATCTGCCAGGACCAGAGCAAGACAGTGCTGCTTCTGCCCTGTCGGCACCTGTGCCTCTGCCAGGCCTGCACTGAGATCCTGATGCGCCACCCCGTCCACCACCGCAACTGCCCGCTGTGCCGCCGGGGCATCCTGCAGACCCTCAACGTCTACCTCTGA
- the MCAM gene encoding cell surface glycoprotein MUC18 isoform X1, protein MGRSGLICAFLIAACCCCRRAAGVPGEAERPQPEVVEVEVGGTALLKCGPSHSQGNFSHADWFSVHKEKPTLIFRVSQGQGQSEPGEYQNRLSLQDKGTTLALTGITPHDERIFLCQGKRPRSQGHRIQLRVYKAPEEPVIQVNALGISVNSEEPEEVATCVGRNGYPLPQVTWYKNSQSLKEEKNRVHIQSSQIVESSGLYTLRSVLKAQLTKEDKDAQFYCELSYRLPSGNHMKESREVTVPVFYPAERVWLEVEPEGMLKEGDRVEIRCLADGNPPPHFSISKQNLRTREMEEERTDDNGVLVLEPAQKEHSGLYECQGLDLETTASLLSDQQELVVNYVSEVRVSPAAPESQEGSSLTLTCEAESNQDLEFQWLREKTGKVLAKGPVLQLRNLKREAGGGYRCVASVPSVPGLNRTQLVNVAIFGPPWMALRERKMWVKENSVLNLSCEASGHPRPSIVWSVDGTASEQDQDPQSVLSVLNVLVTPELLETGAECVASNSLGRNTTVIILELDSNRTTSLSTSTVSPYARANSTSTEKKLTEPESKGVVIVAVTVCVLVLAVLGAVLYFFYKKGKLPCGRSGKQEITLPPSRKGEFVVEVKSDKLPEEMGLLQGSNGDKRAPGDQGEKYIDLRH, encoded by the exons ATGGGACGGTCCGGGCTCATCTGCGCCTTCCTGATCGCCGCCTGCTGCTGCTGTCGCCGCGCCGCGG GTGTGCCTGGAGAGGCTGAGCGGCCCCAGccggaggtggtggaggtggaagtGGGCGGCACAGCCCTTCTGAAATGTGGCCCCTCCCACTCCCAGGGCAACTTCAGCCACGCGGACTGGTTTTCT GTCCACAAGGAGAAGCCAACACTCATCTTCCGCGTGAGTCAGGGCCAGGGCCAGAGCGAACCTGGGGAGTACCAGAATCGGCTCAGCCTCCAGGACAAAGGGACTACTCTGGCCCTAACAGGCATCACCCCCCACGACGAGCGCATCTTCCTGTGCCAGGGCAAGCGCCCTCGGTCCCAGGGCCACCGCATCCAGCTCCGTGTCTACA AAGCCCCGGAGGAGCCAGTCATCCAGGTCAATGCCTTGGGCATTTCTGTGAACAGTGAGGAGCCTGAGGAG GTCGCCACCTGTGTGGGGAGGAATGGGTACCCCCTTCCTCAAGTCACCTGGTACAAGAACAGCCAGTCCCTGAAGGAGGAGAAGAACC gGGTCCACATCCAGTCATCCCAGATCGTGGAGTCGAGTGGTCTGTACACCTTGAGGAGCGTTCTGAAGGCACAGCTGACCAAGGAGGACAAAGATGCCCAGTTTTACTGCGAGCTCAGCTATCGGCTGCCCAGTGGGAACCACATGAAGGAATCTAGGGAGGTCACTGTCCCTGTTTTCT ACCCGGCAGAGAGAGTGTGGCTGGAAGTGGAGCCTGAGGGGATGCTGAAGGAGGGGGACCGCGTGGAAATCAGGTGTTTGGCTGATGGCAACCCCCCGCCCCACTTCAGCATCAGCAAGCAG AACCTCCGCACCAgggagatggaggaagagaggaCCGATGACAACGGGGTCCTGGTCTTGGAGCCCGCCCAGAAGGAGCATAGCGGCCTCTACGAATGTCAGGGCCTGGACTTGGAAACCACGGCATCGCTGCTGAGCGACCAACAGGAGCTGGTGGTGAAct ATGTGTCTGAAGTCCGGGTGAGCCCCGCAGCCCCCGAGAGCCAGGAGGGCAGCAGCCTCACCCTGACCTGTGAGGCAGAGAGTAACCAGGACCTTGAGTTCCAGTGGCTGAGAGAAAAG ACAGGCAAGGTGTTGGCAAAGGGGCCTGTGCTCCAATTACGCAACCTGAAACGGGAGGCAGGGGGAGGCTACCGCTGCGTGGCATCTGTGCCCAGCGTTCCCGGCCTGAACCGCACCCAGCTCGTCAACGTGGCCATTTTCG GGCCCCCGTGGATGGCGCTAAGGGAGAGGAAGATGTGGGTGAAGGAGAACTCAGTGCTGAATCTGTCCTGTGAAGCATCAGGGCATCCTCGGCCCAGCATCGTCTGGAGCGTCGACGGCACG GCCAGTGAACAGGACCAAGATCCGCAGAGTGTCCTGAGCGTCCTGAATGTCCTTGTGACCCCAGAGCTGTTGGAGACAGGTGCTGAGTGCGTGGCCTCCAACTCCCTGGGCAGAAACACCACTGTCATTATCCTGGAGCTGG ATTCCAACAGAACCACTAGCCTCAGCACCTCCACCGTCAGTCCCTATGCCAGAGCCAACAGCACCTCCACAG AGAAAAAGCTGACAGAGCCCGAAAGCAAGGGTGTGGTCATCGTGGCCGTGACCGTGTGTGTCCTGGTCCTGGCTGTGCTGGGCGCTGTCCTCTATTTCTTCTACAAGAAGGGCAAGCTGCCGTGCGGACGGTCAGGCAAACAAGAGAT cacgcTGCCCCCGTCTCGTAAGGGCGAATTTGTAGTTGAAGTTAAGTCAGATAAGCTCCCAGAAGAGATGGGCCTCCTTCAGGGCAGCAACGGTGACAAGAGGGCTCCAGGAGACCAG GGAGAGAAATACATCGATCTGAGGCACTAG
- the MCAM gene encoding cell surface glycoprotein MUC18 isoform X2, with the protein MGRSGLICAFLIAACCCCRRAAGVPGEAERPQPEVVEVEVGGTALLKCGPSHSQGNFSHADWFSVHKEKPTLIFRVSQGQGQSEPGEYQNRLSLQDKGTTLALTGITPHDERIFLCQGKRPRSQGHRIQLRVYKAPEEPVIQVNALGISVNSEEPEEVATCVGRNGYPLPQVTWYKNSQSLKEEKNRVHIQSSQIVESSGLYTLRSVLKAQLTKEDKDAQFYCELSYRLPSGNHMKESREVTVPVFYPAERVWLEVEPEGMLKEGDRVEIRCLADGNPPPHFSISKQNLRTREMEEERTDDNGVLVLEPAQKEHSGLYECQGLDLETTASLLSDQQELVVNYVSEVRVSPAAPESQEGSSLTLTCEAESNQDLEFQWLREKTGKVLAKGPVLQLRNLKREAGGGYRCVASVPSVPGLNRTQLVNVAIFGPPWMALRERKMWVKENSVLNLSCEASGHPRPSIVWSVDGTASEQDQDPQSVLSVLNVLVTPELLETGAECVASNSLGRNTTVIILELDSNRTTSLSTSTVSPYARANSTSTEKKLTEPESKGVVIVAVTVCVLVLAVLGAVLYFFYKKGKLPCGRSGKQEMERNTSI; encoded by the exons ATGGGACGGTCCGGGCTCATCTGCGCCTTCCTGATCGCCGCCTGCTGCTGCTGTCGCCGCGCCGCGG GTGTGCCTGGAGAGGCTGAGCGGCCCCAGccggaggtggtggaggtggaagtGGGCGGCACAGCCCTTCTGAAATGTGGCCCCTCCCACTCCCAGGGCAACTTCAGCCACGCGGACTGGTTTTCT GTCCACAAGGAGAAGCCAACACTCATCTTCCGCGTGAGTCAGGGCCAGGGCCAGAGCGAACCTGGGGAGTACCAGAATCGGCTCAGCCTCCAGGACAAAGGGACTACTCTGGCCCTAACAGGCATCACCCCCCACGACGAGCGCATCTTCCTGTGCCAGGGCAAGCGCCCTCGGTCCCAGGGCCACCGCATCCAGCTCCGTGTCTACA AAGCCCCGGAGGAGCCAGTCATCCAGGTCAATGCCTTGGGCATTTCTGTGAACAGTGAGGAGCCTGAGGAG GTCGCCACCTGTGTGGGGAGGAATGGGTACCCCCTTCCTCAAGTCACCTGGTACAAGAACAGCCAGTCCCTGAAGGAGGAGAAGAACC gGGTCCACATCCAGTCATCCCAGATCGTGGAGTCGAGTGGTCTGTACACCTTGAGGAGCGTTCTGAAGGCACAGCTGACCAAGGAGGACAAAGATGCCCAGTTTTACTGCGAGCTCAGCTATCGGCTGCCCAGTGGGAACCACATGAAGGAATCTAGGGAGGTCACTGTCCCTGTTTTCT ACCCGGCAGAGAGAGTGTGGCTGGAAGTGGAGCCTGAGGGGATGCTGAAGGAGGGGGACCGCGTGGAAATCAGGTGTTTGGCTGATGGCAACCCCCCGCCCCACTTCAGCATCAGCAAGCAG AACCTCCGCACCAgggagatggaggaagagaggaCCGATGACAACGGGGTCCTGGTCTTGGAGCCCGCCCAGAAGGAGCATAGCGGCCTCTACGAATGTCAGGGCCTGGACTTGGAAACCACGGCATCGCTGCTGAGCGACCAACAGGAGCTGGTGGTGAAct ATGTGTCTGAAGTCCGGGTGAGCCCCGCAGCCCCCGAGAGCCAGGAGGGCAGCAGCCTCACCCTGACCTGTGAGGCAGAGAGTAACCAGGACCTTGAGTTCCAGTGGCTGAGAGAAAAG ACAGGCAAGGTGTTGGCAAAGGGGCCTGTGCTCCAATTACGCAACCTGAAACGGGAGGCAGGGGGAGGCTACCGCTGCGTGGCATCTGTGCCCAGCGTTCCCGGCCTGAACCGCACCCAGCTCGTCAACGTGGCCATTTTCG GGCCCCCGTGGATGGCGCTAAGGGAGAGGAAGATGTGGGTGAAGGAGAACTCAGTGCTGAATCTGTCCTGTGAAGCATCAGGGCATCCTCGGCCCAGCATCGTCTGGAGCGTCGACGGCACG GCCAGTGAACAGGACCAAGATCCGCAGAGTGTCCTGAGCGTCCTGAATGTCCTTGTGACCCCAGAGCTGTTGGAGACAGGTGCTGAGTGCGTGGCCTCCAACTCCCTGGGCAGAAACACCACTGTCATTATCCTGGAGCTGG ATTCCAACAGAACCACTAGCCTCAGCACCTCCACCGTCAGTCCCTATGCCAGAGCCAACAGCACCTCCACAG AGAAAAAGCTGACAGAGCCCGAAAGCAAGGGTGTGGTCATCGTGGCCGTGACCGTGTGTGTCCTGGTCCTGGCTGTGCTGGGCGCTGTCCTCTATTTCTTCTACAAGAAGGGCAAGCTGCCGTGCGGACGGTCAGGCAAACAAGAGAT GGAGAGAAATACATCGATCTGA